Proteins from a single region of Verrucomicrobia bacterium CG1_02_43_26:
- a CDS encoding ribonuclease R: MAGIIKREKIVKDMPHSTILEDLLCLMSKSKYVPLTMEQLLETLELDKKQKRELESVINELLDNGNIVRVKKDRYVLPKDADLVCGVIKFRKSGAAVVIPDEPGEFPTLEVEPWDSGVALHEDRVLARVKKNYQSRKKRQRGGADENVYAKVVRILKRTHRPITGTLKKNRDIYFVIPDDPRIVQDVLVSNPKASGLSPLPKLDEKVVVRLLEWEHRHLNPFGEIISVLGATHSPKAEFDAILHKFNLDTTFPTHVLEETERISQKVRPEDLAHRLDCRNLFTMTIDPDDAKDFDDALSVEHLPKGDMRVGIHIADVSSYVKPGSALDKEAMRRGNSTYLVGTVIPMLPHALSNGICSLVEAEDRLTKCVFITFNKEGRIKETAFANTVIRSNKRLTYKQAYAFMTKDSLEAIRNLPMPKAYQTGSTGRNLRDLDDDELLTLQRNIKDLWNVAAHLRRARMKAGSLELDMPEVKIYVDEEGYADRVERVENDESHQLIEEFMLMANECVAKAIYDAKMPLISRVHDEPDPEKLAELGETLLAHNIPCGNLNKRKSITKLLEEAKKHPQGYSIKIQFLRSLKQACYRASADGHYGLHKEHYTHFTSPIRRYSDLVVHRVFDAYLKNKRIATALTIETRKYNLGELESMAQHLSITEQNSTEAERESVKVKLLEFFERENQKAVKTPFRAIVTDVRNHGMFVELSDSLAFGFIKISSLKDDLYRLESDGLAIVGRKTRKRFEVGQEIKVIVTKVDRFQRQMDFLVHDEGSVLQKKQPSRSVPSPKKGGNKRNRGRRAPKA; the protein is encoded by the coding sequence ATGGCTGGGATAATAAAAAGAGAAAAGATAGTTAAAGATATGCCCCATAGTACAATACTTGAAGATTTACTTTGTTTGATGAGTAAATCGAAATACGTTCCCTTAACCATGGAACAGCTTCTCGAGACTTTAGAACTCGATAAAAAGCAGAAGCGTGAATTAGAATCGGTGATTAATGAGCTTTTAGATAATGGTAACATTGTGCGAGTCAAAAAGGATCGTTACGTATTGCCTAAAGATGCTGACCTCGTCTGTGGGGTGATCAAATTTCGTAAAAGCGGTGCCGCTGTCGTGATTCCGGATGAACCGGGTGAATTTCCCACTTTAGAAGTGGAGCCTTGGGATTCAGGGGTAGCCCTTCATGAGGACCGTGTACTGGCAAGGGTTAAGAAAAATTATCAGAGTCGAAAAAAACGCCAGCGTGGGGGGGCAGATGAGAACGTTTATGCCAAGGTCGTTCGTATCTTAAAGCGTACCCATAGGCCCATTACAGGTACGTTAAAGAAAAATCGCGATATTTATTTTGTCATTCCGGATGACCCTCGGATCGTCCAAGATGTCCTGGTTTCCAACCCCAAAGCATCCGGTCTATCACCGCTGCCTAAATTAGATGAAAAGGTGGTCGTTCGTTTGCTCGAGTGGGAGCATCGCCACTTAAATCCGTTTGGCGAAATTATAAGCGTTCTAGGAGCAACACACTCCCCTAAGGCAGAATTTGATGCCATTTTACATAAGTTCAACTTGGATACCACTTTCCCGACCCACGTTTTGGAGGAAACAGAAAGAATTTCCCAAAAGGTGCGCCCCGAGGATTTGGCTCATCGCCTTGATTGTCGTAATTTGTTCACCATGACCATTGATCCCGATGATGCAAAGGATTTTGATGATGCGCTTTCTGTCGAACATCTTCCTAAGGGTGATATGCGGGTAGGCATCCATATTGCGGATGTCAGTTCATATGTGAAACCTGGCAGTGCATTAGACAAAGAGGCCATGCGCCGTGGTAACTCCACTTATCTCGTGGGTACTGTAATCCCAATGTTGCCGCATGCCTTATCTAACGGCATATGCAGCTTGGTCGAAGCAGAGGATCGTTTAACCAAATGTGTCTTTATAACGTTTAACAAAGAGGGTCGTATTAAGGAAACCGCTTTTGCTAACACTGTTATCCGCAGTAATAAGCGGTTGACCTACAAGCAGGCTTACGCGTTTATGACTAAGGACAGCTTGGAGGCTATCCGGAACCTTCCCATGCCCAAGGCTTATCAAACCGGTTCAACGGGCCGAAATTTGCGGGATCTTGATGACGATGAGTTGTTAACGCTCCAGCGCAATATTAAGGATTTATGGAACGTAGCTGCCCACTTGCGCCGAGCCAGAATGAAGGCAGGGAGCTTGGAGCTCGATATGCCTGAGGTGAAAATTTATGTCGATGAAGAGGGCTACGCGGATCGAGTCGAACGTGTTGAAAATGATGAAAGTCACCAACTGATCGAGGAGTTTATGCTCATGGCAAACGAATGTGTCGCCAAAGCCATATACGATGCCAAGATGCCTTTAATATCACGTGTGCATGATGAGCCCGATCCCGAAAAGTTAGCCGAATTAGGCGAAACTTTGCTCGCACACAACATTCCTTGTGGTAACTTGAATAAACGCAAGTCCATCACCAAGTTGTTAGAGGAGGCTAAAAAACATCCTCAGGGCTACAGTATCAAGATACAGTTTCTTAGAAGTTTAAAACAAGCTTGTTACCGTGCTAGCGCTGATGGTCACTATGGCCTTCACAAGGAACACTATACGCATTTTACATCCCCGATTCGTCGTTACTCAGACTTGGTCGTCCACCGCGTTTTCGATGCTTATTTGAAGAACAAGCGCATCGCCACAGCTCTTACTATTGAGACACGTAAGTACAACCTCGGGGAGCTCGAAAGCATGGCGCAACATTTAAGTATCACTGAGCAAAATAGTACCGAAGCCGAACGTGAGTCTGTTAAGGTAAAGTTGCTTGAGTTCTTTGAGCGCGAAAATCAAAAGGCTGTGAAAACACCTTTTCGCGCGATTGTCACCGATGTGCGTAACCATGGCATGTTTGTGGAATTGTCAGATTCCTTAGCGTTCGGTTTCATTAAAATTTCTTCTTTAAAGGACGATTTGTATCGCTTGGAAAGCGATGGCTTGGCCATTGTGGGGCGTAAAACAAGAAAGCGTTTTGAGGTCGGCCAGGAAATTAAAGTTATTGTTACCAAGGTAGACCGTTTCCAACGTCAGATGGACTTTTTAGTCCACGATGAGGGGAGTGTTCTCCAGAAAAA
- a CDS encoding pyrophosphatase, whose translation MPRTMPPRDPIYIIGHRNPDADAICSAIAYAAYKEAKGEIGYVPARCGSTNVRIDAILEKFKVPLPVFIGDITPRVRDIMVTDIHKVDVNATCAEALEVIDKYDSRALPVIDADGGLKGLVSIFQLGEFFIPKPKEPRRMRHVHTSIDSIVRSLDAQVINLVEPNRVEHLYVRVGAMEINSFGRFTKEENIGPEESIIVVGDRANIQEKSISMGVRLLVITGGLGVEPEVVEMAKANGVSMIISQYDSATTSWIIRSATQLHSLIQSKVVIFGADEVLSKVRKKISQVYSPLYFVTDDRKKLIGIFSKSDILKQTKKKIVLVDHNELSQAVPGASEVTILEIVDHHRLGNVHTNQPILFRNEPVGSTCTIVASMFKKDGLMPTPAIAGILMGGVISDTLNLNSPTTTPLDSEMLGWLSKIAATSTTDLAKLIFSSGSIILSNNPDSVIQSDCKIFQEGNVRYSVSQIEELGFDNFWNYSTVLSRALEQFRAEESLDISLLLVTDINSQNSILVVQGNQEFIDQISYARLEESNIFDLPGVVSRKKQLIPYVTNIIGLAGIT comes from the coding sequence ATGCCAAGAACAATGCCGCCAAGAGACCCGATTTACATCATCGGCCATAGAAACCCAGACGCGGATGCCATATGCTCTGCTATTGCCTATGCGGCTTATAAAGAGGCAAAAGGGGAAATAGGATATGTGCCCGCGCGTTGTGGGAGTACCAATGTTCGTATAGATGCTATTTTAGAGAAATTTAAAGTGCCACTGCCTGTCTTTATCGGCGATATTACGCCTCGTGTGCGTGATATTATGGTGACGGACATTCATAAGGTGGACGTGAATGCTACTTGCGCGGAAGCCCTGGAAGTGATCGATAAATACGATTCTCGTGCCTTGCCGGTAATCGATGCCGATGGCGGGCTAAAGGGTCTCGTTTCTATTTTTCAATTGGGCGAGTTTTTTATACCTAAGCCAAAGGAGCCTAGGCGTATGCGCCATGTGCATACAAGCATAGATTCTATCGTGCGCTCTCTGGATGCTCAGGTGATCAATTTAGTCGAGCCAAATAGGGTAGAGCATTTGTATGTTCGCGTGGGCGCGATGGAGATTAACTCTTTTGGCAGATTCACTAAGGAAGAAAATATTGGCCCGGAGGAAAGTATTATTGTCGTAGGGGATCGTGCCAACATTCAGGAAAAATCAATCTCGATGGGTGTGCGTCTGTTGGTCATTACAGGCGGCTTGGGTGTAGAGCCTGAGGTTGTCGAAATGGCAAAAGCAAATGGCGTAAGTATGATCATCAGCCAATATGATTCAGCGACCACGTCTTGGATTATCCGTTCAGCTACACAATTACATTCTTTGATACAGTCAAAGGTCGTTATTTTTGGCGCGGATGAAGTGCTCTCAAAAGTCCGTAAAAAGATCTCCCAGGTGTATAGCCCGCTTTACTTTGTAACGGATGATCGTAAAAAATTAATCGGCATTTTTTCAAAATCAGATATCTTAAAGCAGACCAAAAAGAAGATCGTTTTAGTCGATCATAATGAGCTAAGCCAAGCCGTTCCCGGTGCGAGTGAAGTGACTATTTTGGAAATCGTGGATCACCACCGCCTAGGTAACGTGCATACAAACCAACCTATCTTGTTTAGAAACGAGCCCGTTGGTTCTACCTGTACGATCGTTGCCAGCATGTTTAAAAAGGATGGCTTGATGCCAACACCTGCCATCGCGGGAATCCTGATGGGTGGGGTTATCTCAGATACCTTAAATCTCAATAGCCCAACGACAACTCCTTTAGACTCAGAGATGCTGGGGTGGTTGTCTAAAATAGCAGCCACAAGCACAACCGATTTGGCAAAATTAATATTTAGTTCCGGTTCCATTATCTTGAGTAATAACCCGGATAGTGTCATTCAATCCGATTGTAAAATATTCCAAGAGGGCAACGTGCGTTATTCCGTCTCCCAGATAGAGGAACTCGGGTTCGATAACTTCTGGAACTATTCAACTGTTTTATCTCGCGCTTTAGAACAGTTTAGAGCCGAGGAAAGCTTGGATATATCCCTCTTGTTGGTGACGGATATTAATTCGCAGAACTCCATTTTAGTAGTGCAGGGCAACCAGGAGTTTATTGATCAGATTTCATACGCCCGTTTAGAGGAAAGCAATATATTCGATTTACCCGGAGTGGTGAGCCGAAAGAAACAATTGATACCTTACGTGACCAATATTATAGGGCTTGCGGGAATAACTTGA